The following proteins come from a genomic window of Synergistes jonesii:
- a CDS encoding PDZ domain-containing protein, whose amino-acid sequence MKKIISALLAVMMIASAAAAEPQGPRQEGPPVQGGGSAMRRPPQGPPPPGPGSGAQSGPQSGAGQRGPHGPQEGARPARPQGPWNGPQGAPGQGVPRQWPQSGRRPGPGGMPPWQNPGYAPGWGGWWGTRLPRRHRDRDWDSPWLSGLIGLIVGTIISGQAQARPETSVPAQESRADEVKRAAENIAEEQTERAVQIIKRDGPDGALKELNDSWQQQRQATFLDAGAPVGVLKVAGFQQDLTITYTLDRNERRVTVDVEAPYYGVSESRSAQYDDAPLPAQSVPQQRSAAKLMGFTVSEEARASDGCMIVKSVAPATAAAYAGLKEGSVLKRVDGSNTAQVSVEQMAAYMTKRSEADAVVKITFTADGKEKTAPIKP is encoded by the coding sequence ATGAAAAAAATTATATCCGCGCTGCTCGCGGTCATGATGATCGCTTCAGCGGCGGCAGCCGAGCCTCAGGGCCCGCGGCAGGAAGGGCCGCCCGTACAGGGCGGCGGAAGCGCTATGCGTAGGCCGCCGCAGGGGCCGCCCCCTCCAGGGCCGGGGTCTGGCGCGCAGAGCGGCCCACAGTCGGGAGCAGGACAGAGAGGCCCTCATGGGCCGCAGGAAGGAGCGAGGCCGGCAAGGCCTCAGGGACCTTGGAACGGCCCGCAGGGAGCCCCGGGACAGGGCGTCCCTCGACAGTGGCCTCAGAGCGGCCGACGCCCGGGCCCCGGCGGGATGCCTCCGTGGCAAAACCCGGGTTACGCGCCGGGATGGGGCGGCTGGTGGGGAACGCGCCTGCCGCGCCGTCACAGGGATCGCGACTGGGATTCGCCGTGGCTCAGCGGGCTCATCGGGCTTATCGTCGGAACTATAATAAGCGGCCAGGCGCAGGCGCGCCCCGAAACGAGCGTGCCGGCGCAGGAAAGCAGGGCGGACGAAGTCAAAAGGGCGGCGGAGAATATCGCCGAAGAGCAGACGGAGCGCGCAGTGCAGATAATCAAACGTGACGGCCCGGACGGCGCGCTGAAGGAGCTTAACGACTCCTGGCAGCAGCAAAGGCAGGCGACCTTCCTCGACGCGGGCGCGCCGGTCGGAGTGCTCAAGGTCGCTGGCTTCCAGCAGGACCTGACGATAACCTACACGTTGGACAGGAACGAGCGGCGCGTCACGGTCGACGTGGAGGCACCCTACTACGGTGTATCGGAGAGCAGGAGCGCGCAGTACGACGACGCGCCCCTTCCCGCTCAGAGCGTTCCGCAGCAGAGAAGCGCTGCGAAGCTGATGGGCTTCACCGTCTCGGAAGAGGCGCGCGCCTCCGACGGCTGCATGATAGTCAAGAGCGTCGCCCCGGCGACGGCGGCGGCCTACGCCGGGCTGAAGGAGGGAAGCGTGCTGAAGCGCGTCGACGGCAGCAACACGGCTCAGGTAAGCGTGGAGCAGATGGCGGCGTACATGACGAAACGCTCGGAAGCCGACGCGGTGGTGAAGATAACCTTCACGGCCGACGGCAAAGAGAAGACCGCGCCGATCAAACCGTAG
- a CDS encoding tetratricopeptide repeat protein, whose translation MKKNRGGTTTILVALIAIAAMAGTALLVVETLKRRSTEKGLAAFAEGDFPAAAEHLERAAKYSLRPDAPTLLNLARAQYALGEAEKAKASLQKAEEADPADAEAKYELGKIFIEEKNYGAAKKEIEALEALGTDEAKEYAQNLKETAQSGAVKGVIGDFLRKILPRGVPDMLKNALPGGGADE comes from the coding sequence ATGAAAAAAAACAGGGGCGGAACGACGACTATACTGGTGGCGCTCATAGCGATAGCGGCGATGGCGGGCACGGCGCTGCTCGTCGTGGAAACACTCAAAAGGCGCAGCACAGAGAAGGGGCTCGCGGCCTTCGCCGAGGGCGATTTCCCAGCGGCGGCCGAGCACCTCGAAAGGGCGGCGAAATATTCGCTCCGCCCGGACGCGCCGACGCTGCTGAATCTGGCGAGGGCGCAGTACGCGCTCGGAGAGGCGGAAAAGGCGAAGGCGAGCCTACAGAAGGCCGAAGAAGCCGATCCGGCCGACGCCGAGGCGAAGTACGAGCTGGGAAAGATCTTTATCGAGGAAAAGAACTACGGCGCGGCGAAAAAAGAGATAGAGGCGCTTGAAGCGCTGGGCACCGACGAGGCGAAAGAATACGCGCAGAACCTCAAGGAGACGGCCCAGAGCGGGGCCGTGAAGGGCGTTATAGGCGATTTCCTGAGAAAAATACTGCCACGCGGCGTACCAGATATGCTCAAGAACGCACTGCCCGGCGGCGGGGCGGATGAATAA
- a CDS encoding histidine phosphatase family protein, with the protein MAEKKRIFLMRHAKPELPGDGRIYYGQTDYPLCAAGAAAAKEVGSYLSGRIKFDYLYTSGMTRAVQTAALVAPYLEPAAERSLREINLGEWEGKGYDEVREEFKEIYEARGVKFAETAPPGGESFFELQGRTVPAFKKIISSHESGNILIVAHGAAIWSIAAYYFDFDLNDMFFFPQDYCGIHVAEEACGRLRLCRYNWSPSLQL; encoded by the coding sequence ATGGCGGAGAAAAAAAGAATTTTTCTTATGAGGCACGCAAAGCCGGAATTGCCCGGCGACGGAAGGATATATTACGGACAGACGGATTACCCGCTCTGCGCCGCCGGAGCCGCCGCCGCGAAGGAAGTAGGCTCGTACCTCTCCGGCAGAATAAAGTTCGATTACCTTTACACGAGCGGCATGACGCGCGCTGTGCAGACGGCGGCGCTCGTGGCGCCGTACCTCGAGCCTGCGGCCGAGAGATCCTTGCGCGAGATAAATCTCGGCGAATGGGAGGGCAAGGGCTACGACGAGGTGCGCGAAGAATTCAAAGAGATATACGAGGCGCGCGGCGTAAAGTTCGCCGAGACGGCGCCGCCGGGCGGCGAGAGCTTCTTCGAGCTGCAGGGGCGCACGGTGCCGGCGTTCAAAAAGATAATTTCCTCGCACGAGAGCGGCAACATACTGATCGTAGCGCACGGCGCGGCCATCTGGAGCATCGCGGCATACTATTTCGACTTCGACCTGAACGATATGTTTTTCTTCCCGCAGGATTACTGCGGGATCCACGTCGCCGAGGAAGCCTGCGGGCGGCTGAGGCTCTGCCGCTACAACTGGAGCCCGTCGCTGCAGCTGTGA
- a CDS encoding rubrerythrin family protein, with product MATTKENLATAFAGESQANRKYLMFAEKAEKEGHVGAAKLFRAAAAAEQIHAFAEFKANGGVGTTEENLKAAIGGETYEFTEMYPDMIEQAKAEGNAAAARVFHSANEAEKVHARLYRDALTDMDGTEDYYLCPVCGYIHKGKTEEPCPICGAKAAMFQKF from the coding sequence ATGGCAACTACAAAAGAAAATCTGGCAACGGCGTTCGCGGGAGAATCACAGGCTAACCGTAAATATCTCATGTTCGCGGAGAAGGCGGAAAAAGAGGGGCATGTAGGCGCGGCGAAGCTTTTCCGCGCGGCCGCCGCAGCCGAGCAGATTCACGCGTTCGCCGAATTCAAGGCTAACGGCGGAGTGGGCACGACGGAGGAAAATCTCAAAGCCGCCATCGGCGGAGAGACTTATGAATTCACCGAGATGTATCCGGATATGATCGAGCAGGCGAAGGCGGAGGGCAACGCCGCAGCCGCGCGCGTCTTCCACAGCGCAAACGAGGCTGAAAAGGTCCACGCGCGGCTATACAGGGACGCCCTCACGGATATGGACGGAACGGAAGATTATTACCTATGCCCCGTCTGCGGCTATATCCACAAGGGCAAAACCGAAGAGCCCTGTCCGATCTGCGGCGCGAAGGCCGCGATGTTCCAGAAGTTCTAA
- the cobO gene encoding cob(I)yrinic acid a,c-diamide adenosyltransferase: MFGTKGLIHVYTGNGKGKTTAAFGLAVRACGHGAKTAIVQFMKGSCVYGELEGVKHLPGLTLIHTGRDVCIFRGEENEEDYAEAARGIGLAEEFITSGDYDLVVLDEINVASDMGLVDSNKVVDILRRKSPRTEVVLTGRNAPQDYIEMADYVTEMKEIKHPFRKGLDGRAGTEY, encoded by the coding sequence ATGTTTGGGACAAAGGGGCTTATACACGTCTACACCGGAAACGGCAAGGGCAAGACCACGGCGGCCTTCGGCCTTGCTGTGCGCGCCTGCGGACACGGCGCGAAAACAGCGATAGTGCAGTTCATGAAGGGGAGCTGCGTCTACGGCGAGCTCGAAGGCGTGAAGCACCTTCCTGGGCTGACGCTGATCCATACGGGACGCGACGTCTGCATATTCAGGGGAGAAGAGAACGAAGAGGACTACGCCGAAGCGGCGCGCGGCATAGGGCTGGCCGAAGAATTCATCACGTCGGGAGATTATGACCTCGTAGTGCTGGACGAGATAAACGTCGCCTCCGACATGGGGCTGGTAGACTCAAATAAAGTCGTAGACATCCTCAGGCGCAAATCGCCGAGGACCGAAGTGGTGCTGACGGGACGCAACGCGCCGCAGGACTACATCGAGATGGCGGATTACGTCACGGAGATGAAAGAGATAAAGCATCCGTTCCGCAAAGGGCTCGACGGGAGAGCCGGGACGGAATATTGA
- the nudC gene encoding NAD(+) diphosphatase: MSFCYIFQRGRVILLKNGAVPQSGEAAPLEKFFVNSGLVDKYGETRDSWGELREEAPLPRGFAAFERRGCWTAVGEEQFFRIGKAFHIMDWQRLHKYCGRCGAENAFDAEECAMRCTKCGELFYPVISPAIIVRVEKEGKILLGHGVNFPAGRYSVLAGFVEPGENLESCVGREVREESNISVKNIKYFASQPWPFPRSLMLGFTAEWESGEICPDKSEVTDVRWFAPDEIPDYYRGVSISARLIEDFVARHKK; the protein is encoded by the coding sequence ATGTCTTTTTGTTATATATTTCAGCGCGGGAGGGTCATCCTGCTAAAGAACGGCGCGGTGCCGCAAAGCGGCGAGGCGGCGCCGCTGGAAAAATTTTTCGTGAACAGCGGGCTCGTCGACAAATACGGCGAAACGCGCGACAGCTGGGGCGAGCTTCGCGAGGAGGCGCCGCTGCCGCGGGGTTTCGCGGCGTTCGAGAGGCGGGGCTGCTGGACGGCGGTCGGCGAGGAACAGTTCTTCCGCATCGGCAAGGCGTTCCATATAATGGACTGGCAGCGGCTGCATAAATACTGCGGGCGCTGCGGCGCCGAAAACGCGTTCGACGCGGAGGAGTGCGCGATGCGTTGCACGAAGTGCGGCGAGCTTTTTTATCCGGTCATCTCTCCGGCGATAATCGTCCGCGTCGAGAAGGAAGGGAAAATATTGCTCGGGCACGGCGTGAACTTCCCCGCGGGGCGCTACAGCGTCTTGGCCGGCTTCGTCGAGCCCGGCGAAAACCTCGAAAGCTGCGTAGGGCGCGAGGTGCGAGAGGAATCTAACATCAGCGTGAAAAACATAAAATATTTCGCCAGCCAGCCGTGGCCGTTCCCGCGCTCGCTGATGCTCGGCTTCACCGCCGAGTGGGAAAGCGGCGAAATATGCCCAGACAAAAGCGAAGTGACTGACGTCCGCTGGTTCGCGCCGGACGAGATACCGGACTACTATAGGGGGGTCAGCATCTCGGCGAGGCTGATCGAAGATTTTGTCGCTCGACACAAAAAATAA
- the ppnP gene encoding pyrimidine/purine nucleoside phosphorylase — MIEKLENVTAMTKANVYFDGKVVSHTVYMPNGDRKTLGLFLPGEYEFGTADAEIMDITEGVCQVLLPGEKEWKDIKAGETFNLPANDKYGFRCYVPVQYLCSYIKAKA; from the coding sequence GTGATCGAGAAACTGGAAAATGTTACCGCAATGACGAAGGCCAACGTGTACTTCGACGGAAAAGTCGTCAGCCACACGGTCTATATGCCCAACGGCGACCGCAAGACGCTCGGGCTCTTCCTCCCCGGCGAATATGAGTTCGGGACCGCGGACGCGGAAATAATGGACATCACGGAGGGTGTGTGCCAGGTCCTGCTTCCCGGCGAAAAGGAGTGGAAGGATATAAAGGCGGGGGAGACCTTCAATCTTCCGGCGAACGACAAATACGGCTTCCGCTGCTACGTCCCGGTGCAGTATCTCTGCTCATATATCAAAGCCAAAGCGTAG
- a CDS encoding glycosyltransferase, whose amino-acid sequence MGRLNSLGVIYASEGTGHRAAALAICEAFRERSPHGRVICRDILDVIPSWLKFTVSRGYVAMARHAPRLWGAMYWGSDRAGVQAEISDRVHDWLCSVYLPRIEREMTAKGVEAVVFTHYFGAAPFAERMRGRMPVYCADTDFASHRFQRSAAFALSFAGSARALRQRTDEGILNAACTGVPVALKYSRLPSREEARAKLSLPPEARVVLASGGGIGAGSVFAAVKSLAQLRDTITAAICGNNDGLYAEMRAYFHYKENVRVEGFVPNMEDYYAAADAAVMKPGGLSSSEALCAALPMLLIDPVPGQEELNLSYLTENGAARYLPRAELTAESVGAILSNGDAQQMRAAAKKLARPNAAREIIRLVAENI is encoded by the coding sequence ATGGGCAGGTTGAATTCGCTCGGCGTGATATACGCCTCGGAGGGGACGGGGCACAGGGCGGCCGCGCTCGCCATCTGCGAGGCGTTCCGCGAGCGCAGCCCGCACGGGCGCGTGATATGCCGCGATATTCTGGACGTCATTCCCTCGTGGCTCAAGTTTACCGTTTCGCGCGGCTACGTGGCGATGGCGCGGCACGCTCCGCGGCTGTGGGGCGCCATGTATTGGGGCTCGGACCGCGCCGGCGTCCAAGCCGAGATATCTGACAGAGTTCACGACTGGCTCTGCAGCGTTTATCTGCCGCGGATAGAGAGAGAGATGACTGCGAAGGGCGTCGAAGCCGTCGTTTTCACGCATTATTTCGGCGCGGCGCCGTTCGCGGAAAGGATGCGCGGCAGGATGCCCGTTTACTGCGCCGACACGGATTTTGCAAGCCACCGCTTCCAGCGGAGCGCGGCCTTCGCGCTCTCCTTCGCAGGAAGCGCGCGCGCGCTGCGGCAGCGGACGGACGAGGGGATTCTGAACGCCGCCTGCACCGGAGTGCCCGTGGCGCTTAAGTATTCGAGGCTTCCGTCAAGGGAGGAAGCGCGCGCTAAGCTCTCTCTGCCGCCTGAGGCGCGCGTCGTCCTGGCGAGCGGCGGCGGCATAGGCGCGGGTTCCGTCTTTGCGGCGGTAAAATCCCTCGCTCAGCTGCGCGACACGATCACGGCGGCGATATGCGGGAACAACGACGGGCTGTACGCCGAAATGAGGGCTTATTTCCACTATAAGGAAAACGTGCGCGTCGAGGGCTTCGTCCCTAACATGGAGGATTATTACGCGGCGGCCGACGCAGCCGTCATGAAGCCCGGCGGGCTCTCCTCTTCCGAGGCTCTCTGCGCGGCGCTGCCGATGTTGCTGATCGACCCCGTGCCGGGACAGGAGGAATTGAATCTATCGTATTTGACGGAGAACGGCGCGGCTCGGTATCTGCCGAGGGCGGAGCTCACCGCCGAGAGCGTCGGCGCGATCCTCTCGAACGGAGACGCGCAACAAATGCGAGCGGCGGCGAAGAAGCTCGCAAGGCCGAACGCGGCGAGAGAAATAATCAGGCTCGTCGCCGAAAATATATAG
- a CDS encoding DHH family phosphoesterase has translation MRTSLLNIISHTDLDGVAAAALAWHVNGPAGLARVSLTGYGEVDSLISEAMAAGGELLVLDLFCQREETVDAIDRSWDETRPPFLFDHHKSTFERYGGRKWAEIDTGYCGALVYWRWLSANAKGARTRDVLAALEPIVRIANDRDLWLGEIPESRLWQALVTMCGHWSVFARLAANPDAKMTQAEFDGASEFTERQEARFAEAKERIWRVGNDLSFVCDGVLEYGDVSDFCGLLLDRDDNPPLVAAVAAKRMSGDWAVSMRSRDGLAGRVLALLKDGKKVRGGGHGDASALYFPRNYTQEQMRDSIVAAIKVEKERSAAPKVTLGDLLKWKG, from the coding sequence ATGAGGACTTCTCTTCTTAATATAATAAGCCATACCGATCTGGACGGAGTCGCGGCGGCGGCGCTGGCTTGGCATGTGAACGGCCCGGCCGGGCTCGCGCGCGTTTCCCTGACCGGCTACGGCGAGGTGGATTCGCTGATCTCCGAGGCGATGGCGGCGGGCGGCGAGCTTTTAGTGCTCGACCTTTTCTGTCAGCGCGAGGAGACGGTCGACGCCATCGACAGGAGCTGGGATGAAACGCGCCCGCCATTCCTTTTTGACCACCACAAAAGTACCTTCGAAAGGTACGGCGGCCGCAAATGGGCCGAAATAGACACCGGCTACTGCGGCGCGCTCGTCTATTGGCGCTGGCTCAGCGCCAATGCGAAGGGAGCGCGCACGCGGGACGTCCTCGCGGCGCTCGAGCCGATCGTAAGAATTGCGAACGACCGCGACCTCTGGCTCGGGGAGATTCCCGAAAGCCGCCTCTGGCAGGCGCTAGTAACGATGTGCGGGCACTGGAGCGTTTTCGCGCGCCTCGCGGCGAATCCCGACGCGAAGATGACCCAGGCCGAATTCGACGGCGCTTCCGAGTTCACGGAACGGCAGGAGGCGCGCTTCGCCGAGGCCAAGGAGCGTATCTGGCGCGTCGGGAACGACCTTTCCTTCGTATGCGACGGCGTGCTCGAATACGGCGACGTCTCCGATTTCTGCGGCCTGTTGCTCGACCGCGACGATAATCCGCCGCTGGTCGCGGCCGTCGCGGCAAAGCGCATGAGCGGAGACTGGGCTGTCTCGATGAGGAGCCGCGACGGGTTGGCCGGACGGGTCCTCGCTCTGCTGAAAGACGGGAAAAAGGTCCGCGGCGGGGGGCACGGCGACGCCTCAGCGCTCTATTTTCCGCGCAATTACACGCAGGAGCAGATGCGCGATTCGATCGTCGCGGCGATAAAGGTCGAAAAGGAGCGCAGCGCGGCGCCGAAGGTGACGCTCGGCGACCTGCTCAAGTGGAAGGGTTGA